The bacterium genomic sequence CGATCGAGCGTACCCGGGATCGCCGGTCGCAGCAGCGCGAGGAGCGCCGCCTTCTCGCTCGTCGGATCGATCCAGCGCGCGTAGTCGGACGGATCGAGGACGACGGGCATCCGGTGATGGACGTCGGTGAGGTCGGCGTTCGCGTCGGTCGTGATCACCGTCGCCGACTCGATCACCTCGCCGCCCTCGCCGCTCCACGACTCGTAGAGGCCGGCGAACCCGAGCAGGGCCGTGCGGCCCGGGGTGAAGTGGAAAGGACGATGGTCGCGGTTCTTCGGAGTCCACTCGTAGAAGCCGTCGGCCGCGACCAGACAGCGCCGTCGTCGGAAGGCCGCTCGGAAGGAGGGCTTCTCCGCGACCGTCTCCGCCCGCGCGTTGAAGGTCCGATTCCCGATCGAGGGGTCCTTCGCCCAGCTCGGCACCAATCCCCAGCGCTTCCACGCGAAGGCGACCCCGCCGTCCGCCGGGACGAGGGTCAGGACGTCCCGCATGGGCGAGACGTTGAAGCGCGGACGGAGCGGCGCGCCGTCCAGCTCCCGAGCCCCGTCGCTCGCCACGAGCATCGCCATGGCCTCCGCAAAGTAGGCCGCGATCTCGTCGCCGGATCGCGTGAGGGTCAACCGCCCGCACACGGCCGACTCCTCGCAGCGCTCAACGGCCCGCACATGGCCGACTCCTCGCAGCGCTCAGCCGCCCGCACATGTCCCACTCCGAGCCGTTCGCATCCGGCCGCCCATGCGTCGCTCGTCCCCCTGCGCGTCCATCCATGGACCTTGCTAGATTAGCCGAGTCGTGGGGGACGATGTGAGAGAAGCGCAGGACGGCGCCGAGCCGGAGGTGTCGGAGGTGTCGGAGGTGAACTCGTCTGAACCGATGCCCTCCCTCGCACGCTTCCTGCTGCGCGGCGTGCTCGGCGGCGTGCTGATGGGCCTCGCGAACCTCGTGCCGGGGATCAGCGGGGGGA encodes the following:
- a CDS encoding SOS response-associated peptidase — its product is MRAVERCEESAVCGRLTLTRSGDEIAAYFAEAMAMLVASDGARELDGAPLRPRFNVSPMRDVLTLVPADGGVAFAWKRWGLVPSWAKDPSIGNRTFNARAETVAEKPSFRAAFRRRRCLVAADGFYEWTPKNRDHRPFHFTPGRTALLGFAGLYESWSGEGGEVIESATVITTDANADLTDVHHRMPVVLDPSDYARWIDPTSEKAALLALLRPAIPGTLDRRPVSRYVNDPRHEGPRCLEDEEKAEQGALFELDPGVDDEEF